In Clostridium sp. DL-VIII, the following proteins share a genomic window:
- a CDS encoding NUDIX hydrolase, giving the protein MELWDAYNENEVKVGIDLIRGEKIDEGLFHAVVVIIVYHEDGTYLLMQRDWNKQKFPGLWEAGASGCVLKSESFLEAAKRELLEETGIVSEELKLIYSIINAEVNAFFKVFLCTCNIDKNNIVLQKGETIDFRWVSSKELINFIDSEYFINPSPKELKQYVMSNQ; this is encoded by the coding sequence ATGGAGTTATGGGATGCGTATAATGAAAATGAAGTAAAAGTAGGAATTGACTTGATTAGAGGTGAGAAAATAGATGAAGGCTTATTTCATGCAGTAGTTGTAATTATTGTTTATCATGAGGATGGAACTTATCTATTAATGCAACGAGATTGGAATAAACAAAAATTCCCGGGTTTATGGGAAGCAGGTGCTAGTGGATGCGTTTTAAAAAGTGAGAGTTTTTTAGAAGCGGCAAAAAGAGAATTACTTGAGGAAACAGGAATTGTCTCTGAAGAGCTTAAGTTGATTTATAGTATTATTAATGCAGAGGTGAATGCATTTTTCAAAGTATTTTTATGTACTTGTAATATTGATAAAAATAATATTGTACTCCAAAAAGGTGAAACCATTGATTTTAGATGGGTATCTTCAAAAGAATTAATTAATTTTATAGATTCAGAATATTTCATAAATCCATCTCCAAAAGAATTAAAACAATATGTTATGTCTAATCAATAA
- a CDS encoding GIY-YIG nuclease family protein, which yields MACFIVTYNMKERGLSTLFKHKIFTVKAEERNEWDYSNLQQYLGDYELSVSNDVFKKYKGNEEIEVILKEMLADKCHFKVDNNKSSKYNGKKQYIRCTIPVYILGFFKKLFISTLVFDAEDMDIPENESITFRFDTNNKTVTIAELDIYIPNNNPYFIYARNAASSLSVEAIGLEDYCIENTKDVKDFYNFNQMSKWKDIKQLKNENSIEDKSGIYMLYDEKSNTFYVGKAIRLKDRMLQHMNNAAGNDPIPGFTHYRYSVISGEYYEFLYLIENAAIHDAAWIINMPKATKFTPSLSEECSKIGISLNDCNVVNTQEHQTRKQ from the coding sequence ATGGCTTGTTTTATTGTTACTTATAATATGAAGGAGCGTGGATTGTCGACTCTATTCAAACACAAAATTTTTACTGTAAAAGCAGAAGAAAGGAATGAGTGGGATTATTCAAATTTACAACAATACTTGGGTGATTATGAATTGTCTGTTTCAAATGATGTGTTTAAAAAATATAAGGGGAACGAAGAAATAGAGGTAATTCTAAAAGAGATGTTGGCGGATAAATGCCACTTTAAGGTAGATAACAACAAATCATCTAAATACAATGGAAAAAAGCAATATATTAGATGCACAATACCAGTGTACATATTAGGATTTTTTAAGAAGCTGTTTATTAGTACGCTTGTATTTGATGCAGAAGATATGGATATTCCAGAAAATGAGTCAATTACATTTAGATTTGATACTAATAATAAAACTGTGACTATTGCTGAATTAGATATATATATTCCAAACAACAATCCATACTTTATCTATGCGAGGAATGCCGCTAGTTCATTATCTGTGGAGGCAATTGGATTAGAGGATTACTGTATTGAAAATACAAAGGATGTTAAGGATTTTTATAATTTTAACCAAATGTCCAAGTGGAAAGATATTAAACAATTAAAGAATGAGAATAGTATAGAGGATAAGTCGGGCATTTACATGCTCTATGATGAGAAGAGTAATACTTTTTATGTAGGAAAAGCAATAAGACTAAAGGATAGAATGCTTCAACATATGAATAATGCAGCTGGCAACGATCCAATTCCAGGTTTTACACATTACAGATATAGTGTTATTTCAGGAGAGTATTATGAATTTCTTTATTTAATTGAAAATGCAGCTATACATGATGCAGCATGGATCATAAACATGCCAAAGGCAACCAAATTTACGCCATCACTATCTGAAGAATGCTCAAAAATTGGGATAAGCCTAAATGACTGCAATGTGGTAAACACACAAGAACATCAAACTAGGAAACAATAG
- a CDS encoding AAA family ATPase, which produces MLNGIIIMGLNGSGKSTICHELADLLNYGRMDVEDYYFLDSDIPYDKSRTHEEVKQLMLDDIKIYHNYVLSSVGCNWGSEIVSTYKLAILLYAPLQVRLDRIKQREITRFGNRVLEGGDMYESQQRFHDMVASRSAEDIKQQACSLTCPVLEINAIQPVKEILGLIYSYYLNMLEE; this is translated from the coding sequence ATGTTAAATGGAATAATTATTATGGGGCTGAACGGGAGTGGCAAATCAACTATTTGTCACGAACTTGCAGACTTATTGAATTATGGACGTATGGATGTTGAAGACTATTATTTTCTTGATTCTGACATACCTTATGACAAAAGCCGTACACATGAAGAGGTTAAGCAGTTAATGCTTGACGATATAAAAATTTATCACAACTATGTGCTCTCATCTGTTGGGTGTAATTGGGGTTCGGAGATTGTTTCTACGTATAAGTTGGCAATTCTTCTTTATGCTCCACTTCAAGTGAGATTAGATAGAATAAAACAACGTGAGATAACTCGTTTTGGGAATAGGGTATTAGAGGGGGGAGATATGTATGAATCTCAACAACGATTCCATGATATGGTTGCATCCCGTTCTGCAGAGGATATAAAACAGCAGGCATGTTCGCTCACCTGCCCAGTATTAGAGATAAATGCGATACAGCCTGTGAAAGAGATTCTTGGTTTGATTTACAGCTACTATTTGAATATGCTTGAGGAATAA
- a CDS encoding metallophosphoesterase: MIVSGDLTTKNEENGLSECLKHLSELNINQDNIYIVPGNHDCDRDGTNEKIQFSKFISYFSEYNSPFVKNKYILNKELKLFIIGFNSVHISPEDDKQELFYIKEEKIDELIKLVDKLSNEIDDFDRYTKLAVVHNNIVPHPSVEVKKYADILNVYKFKYTLNQLGFKFIFSGHKHQSLIERHITYGDDSQGDLLLISAASLCGQVVGERNGFQSIDIYKDLASDRLNKIIVKEYYSNQIGLYKEEKQYEIKY, encoded by the coding sequence TTGATAGTTAGTGGAGATTTAACAACTAAAAATGAAGAAAATGGTCTTAGTGAATGTCTAAAACATTTATCTGAATTAAATATAAATCAAGATAATATTTATATTGTTCCAGGAAATCATGATTGTGATAGGGACGGAACAAATGAAAAAATTCAATTCTCTAAATTTATTAGCTATTTCTCTGAATATAATAGTCCATTTGTTAAGAATAAGTATATTTTAAATAAAGAATTAAAATTATTTATTATAGGATTTAACTCAGTTCATATATCACCTGAAGATGATAAACAGGAACTATTTTATATCAAAGAAGAAAAAATAGATGAGTTAATTAAATTAGTAGATAAATTATCTAACGAAATAGATGACTTTGATAGATATACAAAGCTTGCAGTAGTACATAATAATATTGTCCCACATCCGTCTGTAGAAGTAAAAAAATATGCAGATATTCTAAATGTATATAAATTTAAATATACACTTAATCAACTAGGTTTCAAGTTTATATTTTCAGGGCATAAACACCAATCATTAATTGAAAGACATATTACTTACGGAGATGATTCTCAAGGAGATTTGTTGCTAATTTCAGCAGCCTCATTGTGTGGACAAGTGGTTGGAGAAAGAAATGGATTTCAAAGCATAGATATATATAAGGATTTAGCTTCCGATAGATTAAATAAGATCATTGTTAAGGAGTATTATTCTAATCAGATAGGACTCTATAAAGAAGAAAAACAATATGAGATCAAGTACTAG
- a CDS encoding flavodoxin family protein, producing the protein MKVLGINSSSRKDGNTALIMKIVFEELEKEGIETEMIQFSGNIIEPCKGCFACKGKNNCVFKKDMFYECFEKMKLADGIILGSPVYSADVTANMKAFLERAGVVVATNPGLLKHKVGASISAVRRGGGMTAVDTMNHFLLNKEIIIAGSTYWNMVYGKDVGDVYKDEEGIKNMQNLGQNMVWILKKIY; encoded by the coding sequence ATGAAGGTTTTAGGAATCAATAGTAGCTCAAGAAAAGATGGAAATACAGCATTGATTATGAAGATTGTTTTTGAGGAATTAGAAAAGGAAGGGATTGAAACAGAAATGATTCAATTCTCTGGAAATATAATTGAACCATGCAAAGGGTGTTTTGCATGTAAAGGAAAGAACAATTGTGTTTTTAAGAAAGATATGTTTTATGAATGTTTTGAAAAAATGAAGTTAGCAGATGGCATAATTTTAGGTTCTCCAGTGTATTCAGCAGATGTAACAGCAAACATGAAAGCTTTTTTAGAAAGAGCAGGAGTTGTTGTTGCAACAAATCCAGGTTTACTTAAACATAAGGTTGGAGCTTCTATATCTGCGGTTCGTAGAGGTGGCGGGATGACAGCAGTAGATACAATGAATCATTTTTTATTAAACAAAGAAATTATTATAGCTGGTTCTACATATTGGAATATGGTTTATGGAAAAGATGTAGGTGATGTATATAAAGATGAAGAAGGAATTAAAAATATGCAGAATCTAGGTCAAAATATGGTGTGGATTTTAAAGAAAATTTATTAA
- a CDS encoding NUDIX hydrolase, giving the protein MELWDAYNEKEIKVGIDLIRGEKIDEGLFHAVVVIIVCHEDGTYLLMQRDWNKSKFPGLWEAGASGCVLKSESFLEAAKRELLEETGIVSEEPKLIYSIINAEVNAFFKVFLCTCNIDKNNIVLPKGETIDFRWVSSKELINFIDSEYFINPSPKELKQYVMSNQ; this is encoded by the coding sequence ATGGAATTATGGGATGCATATAATGAAAAGGAAATAAAAGTAGGAATTGATTTAATTAGAGGTGAGAAAATAGATGAAGGCTTATTTCATGCAGTAGTTGTAATTATTGTTTGTCATGAGGATGGAACCTATCTATTAATGCAACGAGATTGGAATAAATCAAAGTTCCCAGGTTTATGGGAAGCAGGTGCTAGTGGATGCGTTTTAAAAAGTGAGAGTTTTTTAGAAGCGGCAAAAAGAGAATTACTTGAGGAAACAGGAATTGTCTCTGAAGAGCCTAAGTTGATTTATAGTATTATTAATGCAGAGGTGAATGCATTTTTCAAAGTATTTTTATGTACTTGTAATATTGATAAAAATAATATTGTACTCCCAAAAGGTGAAACCATTGATTTTAGATGGGTTTCTTCAAAAGAATTAATTAATTTTATAGATTCCGAATATTTCATAAATCCATCTCCAAAAGAATTAAAACAATATGTTATGTCTAATCAATAA
- a CDS encoding peptide transporter — protein MKSLVRLREYSREDVQGIFHIADELQSGKYKDFLNGKTIVMFFPDLSIRTRITFEKGIYLLGGQTILFPPSALDKKEKIEDVIGYLNNWTDGLIIRYKDISVIDEIIRYANFPVINAMTDINHPCEMLADMYGLSKIREDFTKENYLFVGANGNVGLAWKEASELMDFSLTQSSPSGYKISGVNHIIDLKSAIVGKDIICTDSLGSDILKDFSEHQVTLEIMENANKNAILNPCPPFYRGEEVSKDVIESKYFVGYSFKKYLLEIQQAIIIYSMLS, from the coding sequence ATGAAGAGTTTAGTTAGGCTAAGAGAATATAGTAGAGAGGATGTTCAAGGAATATTCCATATTGCTGATGAATTACAAAGTGGAAAGTATAAGGACTTTTTAAATGGTAAGACAATAGTTATGTTCTTTCCAGATTTAAGCATAAGAACAAGAATTACGTTTGAAAAAGGAATATATTTATTGGGGGGGCAAACTATACTATTTCCACCTTCAGCATTGGATAAGAAAGAAAAAATTGAAGATGTCATAGGATATTTAAATAATTGGACTGATGGTTTAATTATACGCTACAAAGATATTTCCGTTATTGATGAAATAATAAGGTATGCTAATTTTCCAGTAATCAATGCTATGACAGATATAAATCATCCTTGTGAGATGTTAGCTGATATGTATGGTTTATCTAAAATAAGGGAGGACTTTACCAAAGAAAATTATCTATTTGTAGGAGCAAACGGAAATGTTGGATTAGCATGGAAAGAAGCATCTGAACTAATGGATTTTTCATTAACACAAAGTAGTCCAAGTGGATATAAAATATCTGGTGTTAATCATATAATTGACTTAAAAAGTGCTATTGTTGGTAAAGATATTATTTGCACGGATTCGTTAGGCTCTGACATATTAAAAGATTTCTCTGAGCACCAAGTTACATTAGAAATAATGGAGAATGCAAATAAAAATGCAATATTAAATCCTTGCCCTCCATTTTATAGAGGAGAAGAAGTTTCTAAGGATGTAATAGAAAGTAAGTATTTTGTTGGATATTCTTTCAAAAAATATCTATTAGAGATACAACAAGCAATAATAATATATAGTATGTTAAGCTAA
- a CDS encoding 2'-5' RNA ligase family protein, with protein MKRAIILFPSFDNINIINRIREKYDPLANCIGPHITIVFPFDSDISIDDLKSHFNKVLKGTKRFNVQLKHFTGDYRDGYLFLNVKKGNDNIIELHDKLYSGILERFLLRKITYCPHLTVGRLHQQIEFDKALDELSCYDESFEIVIDKISVENIDDIEHSTIEFSFDLD; from the coding sequence ATGAAAAGGGCAATTATTTTATTTCCAAGTTTTGATAACATTAACATTATTAATAGGATAAGAGAAAAATATGACCCACTTGCAAACTGTATTGGACCACATATCACTATTGTTTTTCCATTTGATAGTGATATATCAATAGATGACTTGAAGTCGCATTTTAATAAGGTATTAAAAGGAACAAAAAGGTTTAATGTTCAATTAAAGCATTTTACAGGGGACTATAGAGATGGGTATTTGTTTCTTAATGTTAAGAAAGGAAATGACAATATAATTGAACTACATGATAAATTATACAGTGGAATATTAGAGCGTTTTTTATTAAGAAAAATAACGTATTGCCCTCACTTAACAGTTGGTAGATTACATCAACAAATTGAGTTTGATAAAGCCCTTGATGAACTAAGTTGTTATGATGAAAGTTTTGAAATCGTAATTGATAAGATATCTGTAGAAAATATTGATGACATTGAACATTCTACTATCGAATTCTCATTTGACTTAGATTGA
- a CDS encoding DUF2971 domain-containing protein produces MWIKEYVKLNFPLDPNDLRIQDAIKLKHQNIPSSLYRYRKFNEWSLKNLIEEQERQSYPIEFNDPFDASLKINYEEVSKELFLKRNMKNIINELEKSGVDIEDKDLKTINLSDQPIYDFVKLISKFDSNLNGKEDEFAKILSEQTLNSIKEMFSKLRTSFQNGYLIVCFSELKDEVLMWSHYAENHTGFCIEYNFQELGLFNAQSRMLNPVIYTDELFDATQYILQPLILENHNFNNLFGIYSTISKSTKWSYEKEWRTVFPLGPGASEEDRFIKVPKPKALYVGAKSTEDNIRKLMDIAVIKEIPLYQIILSDTSHDLKQHVLYNPTES; encoded by the coding sequence TTGTGGATTAAAGAATACGTAAAACTTAATTTCCCATTAGATCCCAATGACTTGAGAATACAGGATGCAATAAAACTTAAACATCAAAATATACCAAGTTCGTTATATCGTTATAGAAAATTTAACGAGTGGAGTCTTAAAAATTTAATAGAAGAACAAGAAAGACAATCTTATCCTATTGAATTTAACGATCCATTTGATGCAAGTCTTAAGATAAATTATGAGGAAGTAAGTAAGGAATTATTTTTGAAAAGAAATATGAAAAATATAATAAATGAATTGGAAAAAAGTGGAGTAGATATAGAGGATAAGGATCTTAAAACAATTAATCTTTCTGATCAGCCAATATATGATTTTGTAAAGCTTATATCTAAATTTGATAGTAATCTTAATGGAAAGGAAGATGAATTTGCAAAAATTCTATCAGAACAAACATTAAACAGTATAAAAGAGATGTTTAGTAAATTAAGGACAAGTTTTCAAAATGGATACTTAATCGTTTGTTTTAGCGAGTTAAAGGATGAAGTATTGATGTGGAGTCACTATGCTGAAAATCATACTGGTTTTTGTATTGAGTATAATTTTCAAGAACTTGGACTATTTAATGCTCAAAGTAGAATGCTTAATCCTGTTATTTATACGGACGAGCTATTTGATGCTACACAATATATATTACAACCACTAATACTAGAGAATCATAATTTTAATAACCTATTTGGAATTTACTCAACTATATCTAAATCTACCAAATGGTCTTATGAAAAAGAGTGGCGAACTGTTTTTCCATTAGGACCAGGTGCGTCAGAAGAAGATCGTTTTATAAAGGTACCTAAACCTAAGGCATTGTATGTAGGAGCAAAATCAACTGAAGATAATATTAGAAAGTTAATGGACATAGCGGTGATAAAAGAAATACCTCTTTATCAAATAATACTTTCCGATACTTCCCATGACTTAAAGCAACACGTACTATATAATCCAACAGAAAGTTGA
- a CDS encoding HNH endonuclease codes for MTEKICRIIDGEYHCDIDITTEEWKQLLVNPKVFDDKSKEAIRKWYIEPGYSATCSYIGKKYNEHSMSANGIINGLAGRVQKELGRFEVKGIGDIAKGTRFIVVMKSKQINTKPKTWEWTLREELVQAIEELNIFSDDSYSDDDLISDISKSDISLDTTYFEYIGKSKNKKNPVCIQNKYVYPRSRRVSINALRHANYKCEFDNTHSTFLRKNSNLNYTEPHHLVPLTYYKNFEVSLDVEENIVSLCCNCHKQIHLGQGFEAMIEKLYDERKDLLKKVDIDISLNELIKLYKNNKC; via the coding sequence ATGACTGAAAAAATATGTAGAATTATTGATGGTGAATATCACTGCGATATTGATATAACTACTGAGGAATGGAAGCAATTGTTAGTTAATCCTAAAGTTTTTGATGATAAAAGCAAAGAAGCTATAAGGAAATGGTACATAGAACCTGGATATTCTGCAACTTGCAGTTACATAGGTAAAAAATATAATGAGCATAGCATGAGTGCTAATGGAATTATAAATGGTCTGGCGGGAAGAGTACAAAAAGAACTTGGGCGTTTTGAGGTTAAAGGAATAGGTGATATAGCTAAAGGAACAAGATTTATTGTAGTGATGAAAAGCAAACAAATTAATACAAAACCAAAGACTTGGGAATGGACACTAAGAGAAGAACTTGTACAGGCTATTGAGGAATTAAATATATTTTCAGATGATAGTTATTCAGATGATGACCTTATTTCAGATATTAGTAAAAGCGATATTTCTTTGGATACCACATATTTTGAATATATAGGTAAATCTAAAAATAAAAAAAATCCTGTTTGTATCCAAAATAAATATGTTTATCCTAGAAGCCGCAGGGTATCAATAAATGCGCTGCGGCATGCAAATTACAAATGTGAATTTGATAATACTCATTCAACATTTCTTAGAAAAAACTCAAACTTAAACTATACAGAACCTCATCATTTAGTACCACTCACTTATTACAAAAATTTTGAAGTATCTTTAGACGTTGAAGAAAATATTGTTTCTTTATGCTGTAATTGTCACAAACAAATACACTTAGGACAAGGATTTGAAGCAATGATTGAAAAACTATATGATGAACGGAAAGATTTATTAAAAAAGGTTGATATAGATATCTCTTTAAATGAATTGATTAAATTATATAAAAATAATAAATGCTAA
- a CDS encoding NADH:flavin oxidoreductase: protein MSYVLKSLENCKLKLNNRLVFPPMATAKSDNGIVSQSLLDYYDEKSKGGYMSLIVIEHSYITPQGRASKGQLSIAEDCNMEGLKKLAEVIHKNGSKAIMQINHAGSATNIEITEGYESVGPSAIINPRAKSDIPKELNKDEIKEIIEAFKVAAKRVKDAGFDGVEIHSAHAYLLNQFYSPLTNKRTDEYGGDVLGRIRIHLEVIKAVKEAVGSDFPILLRLGACDYTKGGTTIEDSKIAALEFQKAGIDILDISGGFCGYIAPGRDNEQGYFSEITEAIKEVISIPVILTGGITKIEAAEKLISSGKADLIGVGRAVFKDSMWAKNAIESIK from the coding sequence ATGTCATATGTACTTAAAAGCTTAGAAAACTGTAAATTAAAATTAAATAATAGATTGGTGTTTCCGCCTATGGCAACTGCAAAATCAGATAATGGAATAGTGAGTCAGAGCTTATTAGATTATTATGATGAGAAATCTAAAGGTGGATATATGTCTTTAATTGTTATAGAACATAGTTATATAACACCTCAAGGTAGAGCTAGTAAAGGACAGCTTTCTATAGCAGAGGATTGCAATATGGAAGGTTTGAAAAAATTAGCTGAGGTTATTCATAAAAATGGTTCTAAAGCAATAATGCAGATTAACCATGCAGGAAGTGCAACCAATATAGAGATTACAGAAGGCTATGAGAGTGTAGGACCTTCAGCTATAATTAATCCACGTGCAAAGTCAGATATTCCTAAAGAACTTAATAAAGACGAAATAAAAGAAATAATTGAAGCTTTTAAAGTAGCAGCTAAGCGTGTAAAAGATGCAGGTTTTGATGGAGTAGAAATACATTCTGCTCATGCATATCTTCTAAATCAATTTTATTCTCCGCTAACAAATAAGAGAACTGATGAATATGGAGGCGATGTATTAGGCAGAATAAGAATTCATTTAGAAGTAATAAAAGCTGTAAAAGAAGCTGTAGGCAGTGATTTCCCAATTCTTCTTAGACTAGGAGCTTGTGATTATACAAAAGGTGGAACAACAATAGAAGATAGCAAAATAGCAGCCTTAGAATTCCAAAAAGCAGGAATAGATATATTAGATATATCAGGAGGATTTTGTGGTTATATTGCTCCAGGCAGAGATAATGAGCAAGGATATTTTTCTGAAATTACAGAGGCAATTAAGGAAGTTATATCAATCCCAGTTATACTAACAGGGGGAATAACTAAAATAGAAGCCGCAGAGAAGTTAATTTCTTCAGGCAAAGCTGATCTTATAGGGGTAGGAAGAGCAGTTTTTAAGGATTCAATGTGGGCAAAAAATGCAATTGAAAGCATTAAATAA
- a CDS encoding metalloregulator ArsR/SmtB family transcription factor: protein MKTMDAVKIFKALGNETRLNILLWLKDPKKNFDPQIHLSVMDDFKGGVCVGSIRKTAGLSQSTISGFLSILEEAQLIESRNIGQYTYYRRNEKTLKEISKWIKIELEE from the coding sequence ATGAAAACAATGGATGCAGTAAAGATTTTTAAAGCACTAGGGAATGAAACTAGATTAAATATATTATTATGGTTAAAAGATCCAAAGAAAAATTTTGATCCACAAATACATTTATCAGTAATGGATGATTTTAAAGGTGGTGTGTGTGTAGGTTCCATAAGAAAGACAGCTGGATTAAGTCAATCAACTATATCTGGATTTTTATCAATATTAGAAGAAGCACAGCTCATAGAATCACGAAATATTGGTCAGTATACATATTACCGAAGAAATGAAAAAACCTTAAAGGAAATATCTAAATGGATTAAAATTGAGTTGGAAGAATAA
- a CDS encoding class I SAM-dependent methyltransferase, translating into MENKDIIQNNKTYWDTNADLWFGTTALPEYGVKFVTEDDLHLFGDVSGKKMLEICCGSGHSLKYNADRNAAELWGVDLSHKQIENAKAYLKENGYTAKFICAPMESDLNIPTNYFDYVYSIYGIGWTTDLQGTFNKIASYLKKDGIFIFSWHHTLNYCVAWSCNQRKDIIENNQLIFNRSYLDESYFTMPVHDSEIVLCNRKISTYINALARAGFVIEQMIEETDQKIIESVEDDSDKARKARMLPISVCFKARKL; encoded by the coding sequence ATGGAAAATAAAGATATTATACAAAATAATAAAACATATTGGGATACAAATGCGGATTTATGGTTTGGAACTACAGCTCTTCCTGAATATGGGGTTAAATTTGTAACAGAAGATGACTTACACTTATTTGGAGATGTGTCAGGCAAAAAAATGTTAGAAATTTGTTGTGGAAGCGGTCATTCATTAAAATACAATGCAGATAGAAATGCTGCTGAATTATGGGGGGTGGATTTATCACATAAGCAAATTGAAAATGCCAAAGCATATCTAAAAGAAAATGGATACACAGCAAAGTTTATATGTGCACCTATGGAATCAGACCTTAATATTCCAACAAATTATTTTGATTATGTATATTCAATATATGGAATTGGCTGGACAACAGATTTGCAAGGTACCTTTAACAAAATAGCTTCGTATCTGAAAAAGGATGGAATATTTATATTTAGTTGGCATCATACTTTGAATTATTGTGTGGCATGGTCTTGCAATCAACGGAAAGATATTATAGAGAACAATCAATTGATTTTTAATAGGAGCTATTTAGATGAATCGTATTTTACAATGCCAGTCCATGATAGCGAGATTGTTCTTTGCAACCGAAAAATATCAACATATATAAATGCATTAGCTAGGGCAGGCTTTGTTATTGAACAAATGATTGAGGAAACAGACCAGAAAATTATAGAATCTGTTGAAGACGATAGTGATAAGGCTAGGAAGGCAAGAATGCTTCCAATTTCGGTATGCTTCAAAGCTAGAAAGCTATAG
- a CDS encoding GNAT family N-acetyltransferase produces MEKLILKKVAIEYGDDIFSYKNEFIYNNESMDGTGFLRNSNSPQEYIEKSLLNETEEVDGRKVTSTQFLAIRESDNRIVGMIQIRHFLNEYLLQYGGHIGYSVRKSERSKGYAKEELRQALIYCKDILHINRVLLTCDNDNFASQKTILSKGGKKENEVLIKEENCVIERYWIDL; encoded by the coding sequence ATGGAAAAGTTGATATTAAAGAAAGTAGCAATAGAATATGGCGATGATATATTTTCGTATAAGAATGAATTTATTTATAATAATGAATCAATGGATGGAACAGGTTTCTTAAGAAATTCTAATTCACCACAAGAATATATTGAAAAATCATTATTAAATGAAACAGAGGAAGTAGATGGAAGAAAAGTTACATCTACACAATTTTTAGCAATTAGAGAAAGTGATAATCGTATTGTGGGAATGATACAAATAAGGCATTTTCTAAATGAGTATCTTTTACAATATGGTGGACATATAGGGTATTCTGTAAGAAAGTCTGAAAGAAGCAAAGGATATGCAAAAGAAGAATTAAGACAAGCATTAATTTATTGTAAGGACATATTACATATTAATAGAGTTTTATTAACTTGCGATAACGATAATTTCGCTTCTCAGAAAACTATTTTATCAAAAGGAGGAAAAAAAGAAAATGAAGTATTAATTAAAGAAGAAAATTGTGTTATTGAACGATATTGGATAGATTTATAA